A window of the Lolium perenne isolate Kyuss_39 chromosome 7, Kyuss_2.0, whole genome shotgun sequence genome harbors these coding sequences:
- the LOC127311544 gene encoding probable low-specificity L-threonine aldolase 2 — MLTKAVDLRSDTVTKPSEAMRAAMAAADVDDDVLGSDPTAHRFETEMARMMGKEAALFVPSGTMANLVSALVHCDTRGSEVILGDNSHMHIYENGGMSTIGGVHPRTVRNNPDGTMDIDRIVAAIRHPNGLCYPTTRLICLENTQGNCGGKCLSVEYTDKVGEVAKTHGLKLHIDGARIFNASVALGVPVDRLVRAADSVSVCLSKGLGAPVGSVIVGSKAFIEKAKILRKTLGGGMRQVGVLCAAAHVGVRDTVGKLADDHRRAKVLADGLKKIKQLTVDLTSVETNMVYFDITDPLISPGKLCQVLEQRNVLAMAVTSKSVRLVTHYQISDSDVQYALTCIEEAVEEILLGNAKFGHLTNGVTANSYGN; from the exons ATGTTGACCAAGGCGGTGGACCTCCGGTCGGACACTGTGACGAAGCCCTCGGAGGCCAtgcgcgccgccatggccgcagCGGATGTGGACGACGACGTTCTGGGCTCGGACCCGACCGCCCACCGCTTCGAGACGGAGATGGCCAGGATGATGGGCAAGGAGGCGGCCCTGTTCGTGCCGTCGGGCACCATGGCCAACCTCGTCTCCGCCCTCGTGCACTGCGACACCAGGGGCAGCGAGGTCATCCTCGGCGACAACTCCCACATGCACATCTACGAGAACGGCGGCATGTCCACCATCGGCGGCGTCCACCCTAGGACCGTCCGCAACAATCCCGACGGCACCATGGACATCGACAGGATCGTCGCCGCCATTAGGCATCCGAACGGGCTGTGTTATCCTACCACCAGGCTGATATGCTTGGAGAACACACAGGGAAA TTGTGGTGGAAAGTGTCTGTCTGTAGAATACACGGACAAGGTTGGGGAAGTTGCTAAAACTCATGGCTTGAAGCTTCACATTGACGGAGCTCGAATTTTCAATGCTTCAGTG GCACTTGGAGTTCCTGTTGATAGACTTGTGAGGGCTGCGGATTCAGTGTCG GTATGCCTATCGAAAGGGTTAGGTGCCCCTGTTGGATCAGTTATTGTTGGTTCCAAGGCCTTCATAGAGAAG GCTAAAATCCTTAGAAAGACCTTAGGTGGTGGAATGAGGCAGGTGGGAGTTCTATGTGCTGCTGCCCATGTTGGAGTCCGCGACACTGTAGGCAAGCTTGCCGATGACCATAGGAGGGCTAAAGTCTTAGCAG ATGGACTGAAGAAAATTAAACAGCTTACAGTTGATTTAACTTCAGTCGAGACCAATATG GTATACTTCGACATTACGGATCCACTGATATCACCTGGCAAGCTCTGTCAAGTTCTGGAACAGCGCAACGTGCTGGCAATGGCAGTAACCTCAAAGAG TGTCAGACTTGTGACCCATTACCAAATTTCGGACAGCGATGTCCAGTACGCGTTGACATGCATCGAG GAAGCAGTTGAGGAAATACTGTTAGGCAATGCTAAATTCGGGCATTTGACAAATGGTGTAACGGCAAATTCATATGGGAACTAG